The proteins below come from a single Excalfactoria chinensis isolate bCotChi1 chromosome 7, bCotChi1.hap2, whole genome shotgun sequence genomic window:
- the GPR155 gene encoding lysosomal cholesterol signaling protein isoform X1 — protein MDSYSDFSAKNLSLSANMSISLREQVGLNATGGPPSMSISRLFPALLECFGIILCGYIAGRANIITSTQAKGLGNFVSRFALPALLFKNMVVLNFSDVNWSFLYSILVAKAAVFFLVCVLTLLVASPENRFSKAGLFPIFATQSNDFALGYPIVEALYQTTYPEYLQYIYLVAPISLMMLNPLGFIFCEIQKWRDNRTVSHSKIKIVGLALLRVLQNPIVFMVFIGIASNFILGQKIPDYLENFLDGLGSSFSGSALFYLGLTMVGQTKKLTKGMFVALILLITAKLLMMPFLCREMVELLDKSSSTVNHTSLSNYAFLYGVFPAAPGVAIFATQFNMEVGIITSGMVISTFVSAPIMYVSAWLLTIPSMDPNPLASALQNVSFDISIVSLVSLIWSLIIVLLSKKYKQLPHMITTNLLVAQLIACIGMVIWNFTVKQEDVTVQILVFIFLYSSLYSTYLWTGFLSFSLFLLKKRETVKIPIGFIIIAGWGVPTLLVGILLIVGERNSTSIDSAFFYGKHQIITTAVVLFISILMSGISLMCMNRNRQESNYEVLNPYSPHGQVEGNQVSATVPQPSAGSSAPPSPAQPSTGCSAQLSPERDCCSCQTMNGEISCAKEGKAVPNAVENKVPSIETADQCVNHCSAQTCVLAQEEQLLQTGDKQLARHVLLCLLLVVGLFANLSSCLWWLFNQEPGRLYVELQFFCAVFNFGQGFISFGIFGLDKHLIILPFKRRLEFLWGGREAEGHADPTLPEEIRMTCQQFVHYHRDHCVKSIVKGRRCGAKISTGIFFGCDLVNWLIQVGLASDRGEAVMYGDRLMKGGVIQHITNEFEFRDEYLYYRFVQKRATTAESQ, from the exons atggatagcTATTCAGACTTCAGTGCAAAGAACCTCTCACTATCAGCTAATATGTCTATTTCTTTGCGGGAACAAGTTGGACTCAATGCTACCGGTGGTCCTCCTTCTATGTCAATAAGCAGGCTTTTTCCAGCCCTATTAGAATGCTTTGGAATAATTCTTTGTGGCTATATAGCCGGAAGAGCCAACATTATCACATCAACTCAAGCTAAAGGACTAGGAAATTTTGTCTCCCGTTTTGCACTCCCAGCTTTACTGTTCAAAAACATGGTGGTACTTAACTTCTCTGATGTAAATTGGTCCTTTCTGTACAGTATCTTAGTTGCCAAGGCTGCCGTGTTTTTCTTAGTCTGCGTTCTAACGTTGTTGGTAGCCAGTCCTGAGAATCGATTTAGCAAAGCAGGCTTGTTCCCTATTTTTGCTACACAAAGCAATGACTTTGCACTGGGATATCCAATAG TTGAAGCTTTATACCAAACCACTTACCCAGAGTATCTCCAGTACATTTACCTAGTGGCTCCAATATCTCTTATGATGCTAAACCCCCTGGGGTTTATCTTCTGTGAAATCCAGAAGTGGAGAGACAATCGCACTGTGTCCCACAGCAAGATCAAAATAGTGGGCCTGGCACTCCTTCGAGTTCTGCAGAACCCAATTGTATTCATGGTCTTCATAGGAATTGCCTCAAACTTCATTCTTGGCCAGAAAATTCCTGATTACCTTGAAAATTTCCTCGATGGACTGGGCAGTTCATTTTCTGGCTCTGCACTTTTTTACCTTGGACTAACGATGGTgggacaaacaaaaaaactgacaAAGGGTATGTTTGTTGCACTGATCCTTCTCATCACAGCTAAACT ACTTATGATGCCATTTCTTTGTAGAGAAATGGTGGAACTCCTGgacaagagcagcagcaccgtCAACCACACCAGTTTATCAAACTATGCATTTCTTTATGGAGTTTTCCCAGCAGCACCTGGTGTTGCAATATTTGCAACTCAATTTAATATGGAAGTAGGAATT ATTACCTCAGGCATGGTGATAAGCACTTTTGTGTCTGCACCTATCATGTATGTTTCTGCATGGCTTTTGACCATTCCATCTATGGATCCCAATCCACTGGCATCTGCACTCCAGAATGTTAGCTTTGATATAAGTATTGTCAGCCTTGTTTCACTG ATTTGGTCTCTTATTATTGTTCTTCTGAGTAAGAAATACAAACAGCTTCCTCATATGATTACAACAAATCTACTTGTTGCGCAG cttATTGCTTGTATTGGAATGGTGATATGGAATTTCACTGTTAAACAGGAAGATGTAACTGTGCAGATCCTAGTATTTATATTTCTCTACAGTTCACTTTATAGCACCTACCTGTGGACAG gttttttatctttctctttgtttctgttgaagaagagagaaacagtAAAGATTCCCATTGGGTTTATAATCATAGCTGGATGGGG agtcCCAACACTTCTGGTGGGAATCTTGTTAATAGTGGGTGAACGTAACAGCACTAGCATTGACTCTGCCTTTTTCTATGGAAAACACCAG ATAATCACCACAGCAGTGGTCCTGTTCATCAGCATTTTGATGTCAGGCATCTCACTTATGTGCATGAACAGAAATAGACAAGAGTCAAACTATGAGGTACTGAACCCATATTCACCTCATGGCCAAGTAGAAGGGAATCAAGTTTCAGCCACTGTGCCTCAACCTTCTGCAGGGTCTTCTGCACCACCTTCTCCTGCACAACCTTCTACAGGTTGCTCTGCGCAGCTGTCTCCAGAAAGAG ATTGCTGTTCTTGTCAAACAATGAATGGGGAAATATCCTGTGCTAAGGAGGGCAAAGCAGTGCCAAATGCTGTTGAAAACAAGGTTCCTTCAATCGAGACAG ctgatcAGTGTGTGAATCATTGTAGCGCCCAGACCTGCGTACTGGCTCAGGAAGAACAGCTTCTACAGACTGGAGACAAACAGCTGGCCAGacatgtgctgctgtgcttgcttCTTGTTGTTGGCCTTTTTGCT aatCTCTCCAGTTGTTTGTGGTGGCTGTTCAACCAAGAACCTGGAAGACTGTATGTGGAATTGCAGttcttttgtgctgtgtttaatTTTGGTCAG ggtttcatttcctttggtATTTTTGGCTTGGATAAGCATTTAATCATTTTGCCATTCAAGCGAAG GCTTGAATTTCTCTGGGgaggcagagaagcagaagggcATGCAGATCCCACTCTACCTGAGGAAATCAGGATGACCTGTCAACAGTTTGTTCATTATCATAGAGATCACTGTGTCAAAAGCATCGTCAAAGGCAGAAG GTGTGGTGCAAAGATCTCTACTGGCATCTTCTTTGGCTGTGACCTGGTGAACTGGCTCATCCAAGTTGGACTCGCCTCTGACCGTGGTGAAGCTGTGATGTACGGAGACAGACTGATGAAAGGAGGTGTCATCCAGCATATTACAAATGAATTTGAATTTCGGGATGAATATTTATATTACCGCTTTGTTCAAAAGAGAGCAACTACAGCGGAGAGCCAATGA
- the GPR155 gene encoding lysosomal cholesterol signaling protein isoform X2 — MDSYSDFSAKNLSLSANMSISLREQVGLNATGGPPSMSISRLFPALLECFGIILCGYIAGRANIITSTQAKGLGNFVSRFALPALLFKNMVVLNFSDVNWSFLYSILVAKAAVFFLVCVLTLLVASPENRFSKAGLFPIFATQSNDFALGYPIVEALYQTTYPEYLQYIYLVAPISLMMLNPLGFIFCEIQKWRDNRTVSHSKIKIVGLALLRVLQNPIVFMVFIGIASNFILGQKIPDYLENFLDGLGSSFSGSALFYLGLTMVGQTKKLTKGMFVALILLITAKLLMMPFLCREMVELLDKSSSTVNHTSLSNYAFLYGVFPAAPGVAIFATQFNMEVGIITSGMVISTFVSAPIMYVSAWLLTIPSMDPNPLASALQNVSFDISIVSLVSLIWSLIIVLLSKKYKQLPHMITTNLLVAQLIACIGMVIWNFTVKQEDVTVQILVFIFLYSSLYSTYLWTGFLSFSLFLLKKRETVKIPIGFIIIAGWGVPTLLVGILLIVGERNSTSIDSAFFYGKHQIITTAVVLFISILMSGISLMCMNRNRQESNYEVLNPYSPHGQVEGNQVSATVPQPSAGSSAPPSPAQPSTGCSAQLSPERDCCSCQTMNGEISCAKEGKAVPNAVENKVPSIETADQCVNHCSAQTCVLAQEEQLLQTGDKQLARHVLLCLLLVVGLFANLSSCLWWLFNQEPGRLYVELQFFCAVFNFGQGFISFGIFGLDKHLIILPFKRRLEFLWGGREAEGHADPTLPEEIRMTCQQFVHYHRDHCVKSIVKGRSGDTRFTEHVGESFL, encoded by the exons atggatagcTATTCAGACTTCAGTGCAAAGAACCTCTCACTATCAGCTAATATGTCTATTTCTTTGCGGGAACAAGTTGGACTCAATGCTACCGGTGGTCCTCCTTCTATGTCAATAAGCAGGCTTTTTCCAGCCCTATTAGAATGCTTTGGAATAATTCTTTGTGGCTATATAGCCGGAAGAGCCAACATTATCACATCAACTCAAGCTAAAGGACTAGGAAATTTTGTCTCCCGTTTTGCACTCCCAGCTTTACTGTTCAAAAACATGGTGGTACTTAACTTCTCTGATGTAAATTGGTCCTTTCTGTACAGTATCTTAGTTGCCAAGGCTGCCGTGTTTTTCTTAGTCTGCGTTCTAACGTTGTTGGTAGCCAGTCCTGAGAATCGATTTAGCAAAGCAGGCTTGTTCCCTATTTTTGCTACACAAAGCAATGACTTTGCACTGGGATATCCAATAG TTGAAGCTTTATACCAAACCACTTACCCAGAGTATCTCCAGTACATTTACCTAGTGGCTCCAATATCTCTTATGATGCTAAACCCCCTGGGGTTTATCTTCTGTGAAATCCAGAAGTGGAGAGACAATCGCACTGTGTCCCACAGCAAGATCAAAATAGTGGGCCTGGCACTCCTTCGAGTTCTGCAGAACCCAATTGTATTCATGGTCTTCATAGGAATTGCCTCAAACTTCATTCTTGGCCAGAAAATTCCTGATTACCTTGAAAATTTCCTCGATGGACTGGGCAGTTCATTTTCTGGCTCTGCACTTTTTTACCTTGGACTAACGATGGTgggacaaacaaaaaaactgacaAAGGGTATGTTTGTTGCACTGATCCTTCTCATCACAGCTAAACT ACTTATGATGCCATTTCTTTGTAGAGAAATGGTGGAACTCCTGgacaagagcagcagcaccgtCAACCACACCAGTTTATCAAACTATGCATTTCTTTATGGAGTTTTCCCAGCAGCACCTGGTGTTGCAATATTTGCAACTCAATTTAATATGGAAGTAGGAATT ATTACCTCAGGCATGGTGATAAGCACTTTTGTGTCTGCACCTATCATGTATGTTTCTGCATGGCTTTTGACCATTCCATCTATGGATCCCAATCCACTGGCATCTGCACTCCAGAATGTTAGCTTTGATATAAGTATTGTCAGCCTTGTTTCACTG ATTTGGTCTCTTATTATTGTTCTTCTGAGTAAGAAATACAAACAGCTTCCTCATATGATTACAACAAATCTACTTGTTGCGCAG cttATTGCTTGTATTGGAATGGTGATATGGAATTTCACTGTTAAACAGGAAGATGTAACTGTGCAGATCCTAGTATTTATATTTCTCTACAGTTCACTTTATAGCACCTACCTGTGGACAG gttttttatctttctctttgtttctgttgaagaagagagaaacagtAAAGATTCCCATTGGGTTTATAATCATAGCTGGATGGGG agtcCCAACACTTCTGGTGGGAATCTTGTTAATAGTGGGTGAACGTAACAGCACTAGCATTGACTCTGCCTTTTTCTATGGAAAACACCAG ATAATCACCACAGCAGTGGTCCTGTTCATCAGCATTTTGATGTCAGGCATCTCACTTATGTGCATGAACAGAAATAGACAAGAGTCAAACTATGAGGTACTGAACCCATATTCACCTCATGGCCAAGTAGAAGGGAATCAAGTTTCAGCCACTGTGCCTCAACCTTCTGCAGGGTCTTCTGCACCACCTTCTCCTGCACAACCTTCTACAGGTTGCTCTGCGCAGCTGTCTCCAGAAAGAG ATTGCTGTTCTTGTCAAACAATGAATGGGGAAATATCCTGTGCTAAGGAGGGCAAAGCAGTGCCAAATGCTGTTGAAAACAAGGTTCCTTCAATCGAGACAG ctgatcAGTGTGTGAATCATTGTAGCGCCCAGACCTGCGTACTGGCTCAGGAAGAACAGCTTCTACAGACTGGAGACAAACAGCTGGCCAGacatgtgctgctgtgcttgcttCTTGTTGTTGGCCTTTTTGCT aatCTCTCCAGTTGTTTGTGGTGGCTGTTCAACCAAGAACCTGGAAGACTGTATGTGGAATTGCAGttcttttgtgctgtgtttaatTTTGGTCAG ggtttcatttcctttggtATTTTTGGCTTGGATAAGCATTTAATCATTTTGCCATTCAAGCGAAG GCTTGAATTTCTCTGGGgaggcagagaagcagaagggcATGCAGATCCCACTCTACCTGAGGAAATCAGGATGACCTGTCAACAGTTTGTTCATTATCATAGAGATCACTGTGTCAAAAGCATCGTCAAAGGCAGAAG tggtgataccagatttaCAGAACATGTGGGTGAATCATTCCTTTGA